A single genomic interval of Aureliella helgolandensis harbors:
- a CDS encoding DUF1552 domain-containing protein — protein sequence MRNPAINRRTMLRSIGAATIGLPLLEEMMTSKAFGAEPAQVPVRAFNVFFGLGIPAPLQTEGFEGVLEPLQSLSDKLLIMRNVDQIRCDEKGSNAHYDGASGAFTATPPDGEARAGGASIDQVIRRAHYPQGLPQGMVPTLLAGTFFRRSRVGRYVHSYNKDGTVAATIQEKPRDLFERVFGAVSDGGGDQDVRARLRHSVLDSVVQDFQFYTGPNSPLGAASKARVIDHLDRIREFEQRAFSLKKLGPNVPLLPPQSQIPHGGPADPGGEGIDMNIDDLSTEWRLQADLYALAVKMDRARFGALTFLAAGERLRLRGDYQYNGRAVYAFNDERELGKSGSGGCSHEWWHQFNEKKQNEQLRAHAHMKMREIAYFLHRLDEEDCMEANGRTILENSLITISTESGDGRHNDVKRELSGVFHAITGANGRFKTGQIMDVGAEGIDVYNTMLSAFDTQDRIGPNDREGKEIDSIRA from the coding sequence ATGAGAAATCCTGCCATCAATCGTCGAACCATGTTGCGGAGTATCGGTGCCGCCACGATCGGACTACCGCTTCTCGAAGAGATGATGACCAGCAAAGCGTTCGGCGCGGAACCGGCCCAGGTGCCCGTTCGCGCTTTCAATGTTTTCTTTGGACTGGGCATTCCGGCTCCGCTACAAACGGAAGGTTTTGAGGGAGTCCTCGAGCCGCTTCAGTCGCTGAGCGACAAGTTGCTCATCATGCGCAACGTCGACCAAATTCGGTGCGACGAAAAGGGGAGCAACGCTCACTACGATGGCGCATCTGGAGCATTCACTGCTACACCGCCCGATGGCGAAGCGAGGGCCGGTGGTGCCTCGATCGACCAAGTTATTCGCCGAGCTCATTACCCACAGGGGCTTCCCCAAGGGATGGTGCCCACGTTACTGGCTGGTACATTCTTCCGCCGAAGCCGAGTGGGACGCTACGTGCACAGCTACAACAAGGATGGAACCGTAGCGGCGACGATCCAAGAGAAGCCTCGCGATCTGTTCGAAAGAGTGTTTGGGGCGGTTTCTGATGGAGGGGGGGATCAAGATGTGCGTGCTCGACTCCGGCACAGCGTGCTCGATTCTGTGGTGCAGGATTTTCAATTCTACACCGGCCCTAACTCTCCACTGGGAGCCGCCTCGAAGGCCCGAGTGATCGACCATCTGGATCGAATCCGCGAGTTTGAGCAGCGGGCCTTTTCGTTAAAGAAGCTTGGTCCCAACGTTCCCTTGTTGCCGCCTCAATCTCAGATTCCTCACGGAGGACCAGCGGATCCTGGGGGAGAGGGGATTGATATGAACATTGACGATCTTAGCACGGAGTGGAGACTGCAGGCCGACCTGTATGCACTGGCCGTGAAGATGGATCGAGCCCGCTTCGGCGCCTTGACCTTCCTTGCTGCTGGCGAGCGATTGCGCCTAAGGGGAGACTATCAATACAACGGACGTGCTGTGTATGCGTTCAACGACGAACGGGAACTTGGGAAGTCGGGATCGGGAGGCTGCAGTCACGAATGGTGGCATCAGTTCAACGAAAAGAAGCAGAATGAGCAGTTGCGAGCGCATGCCCACATGAAGATGCGCGAGATAGCCTACTTCCTGCATCGCTTGGACGAGGAGGATTGCATGGAAGCCAATGGACGCACCATCCTAGAAAACTCACTGATCACGATTTCGACGGAGTCGGGTGACGGACGCCACAATGATGTTAAACGTGAACTGTCGGGAGTTTTTCACGCTATCACAGGAGCCAATGGTCGTTTTAAGACGGGCCAGATCATGGACGTTGGTGCTGAGGGAATCGATGTCTACAACACAATGCTCAGCGCGTTCGACACCCAAGATCGGATTGGGCCCAACGATCGCGAAGGAAAGGAAATCGATTCCATCCGAGCCTAA
- a CDS encoding DUF1559 domain-containing protein, giving the protein MTAYPENKTQNQGFTLVELLVVISIIGLLVGLLLPAVQMAREAARRMQCSNNTKQLSLAVLNLENTHKHLPSGGWGIHWAGLPGLGVGPSQPGGWIYQTLPYLEQQSLHDMGGTAPSDAEENSRRLQTPLAVLHCPSRRSAEPLANDHSWVPILYAPEANLARNDYAMNGGSIPVRYGTGPDSLDAAKSFPWPEMRANTGVCFQRSKMKLSEIRDGLSNTYLLGEKQVPRAAYHTGSDFGDNESAYSGDERDLIRYTGSSSLSGFEPLSDWKTRHGHAMDVEGYNFGSAHSSVTIMALCDGSIHNISYNVDTQVHSNLGNRHDHQSIPSKVLE; this is encoded by the coding sequence ATGACTGCCTACCCTGAGAACAAAACGCAGAATCAAGGTTTCACTTTGGTGGAGCTCTTGGTAGTCATTTCGATCATTGGCTTGCTAGTTGGCCTACTGCTCCCGGCGGTGCAGATGGCGCGGGAGGCGGCTCGGCGAATGCAATGTTCGAACAACACCAAACAATTGAGCTTGGCAGTACTCAATCTAGAAAATACGCACAAGCACCTGCCATCCGGAGGCTGGGGGATCCATTGGGCCGGTTTGCCGGGATTGGGCGTCGGACCGTCTCAGCCCGGAGGTTGGATCTACCAGACGTTACCCTATCTCGAACAGCAATCGCTGCACGATATGGGTGGTACCGCCCCGTCGGATGCAGAAGAAAACTCGCGGCGACTGCAAACGCCGTTGGCTGTACTACACTGCCCCTCGAGACGTTCGGCGGAACCACTCGCCAATGACCACTCCTGGGTGCCCATTCTGTATGCGCCAGAGGCGAATTTGGCTCGGAACGATTACGCGATGAACGGCGGATCGATCCCAGTCCGTTACGGAACGGGGCCGGATTCACTTGACGCGGCAAAGTCTTTTCCTTGGCCCGAGATGCGCGCCAACACCGGCGTTTGCTTTCAACGTAGCAAGATGAAATTGAGTGAGATTCGCGATGGACTCAGCAACACCTACTTGCTTGGCGAAAAACAGGTGCCACGCGCTGCCTACCACACCGGCAGCGACTTCGGCGACAATGAAAGCGCCTACAGTGGCGATGAACGCGATCTGATTCGTTACACCGGTTCCAGCAGCCTGTCAGGATTTGAGCCGCTGTCCGATTGGAAAACTCGCCATGGCCACGCCATGGACGTCGAAGGGTACAACTTCGGATCCGCGCATTCCTCAGTCACAATCATGGCCTTGTGCGATGGCTCAATTCACAACATCAGCTACAACGTCGACACTCAAGTCCATAGCAACTTGGGTAATCGACACGACCACCAATCAATTCCCAGCAAAGTTTTAGAGTAA
- a CDS encoding BNR-4 repeat-containing protein, whose product MTRWLIRAAWIAALASLPIIVAWLAYGRITSRLRTNSAWCWFSDPRALRVDNWLIVGSVDTTGYTRVDVVSVQADRVENSTKLSTDTEVDDHNTPSLLQLQDGRFLAAYARHSRDHFWCSRFGLLNETTGEMAWSEEQHNPVEATVTYSNLFQLEKEGGRIYNCFRGLNFNPTFSFSDDNGETWSEPRLLMRTGDGRTRPYLKYCCDNQQRIDFFYTEAHPRDFSTSIYHLYYEAGKLHHSDGTSVADLVSSNAISPEAGTRVFDGSEHRAWVWDIKRYAQGILAGVFVVSHDGPIGRDLRYYHALWNGGLWKVQFLAFAGSHLYEPENHYAGGIVLDARDPNRVFLSCNCQPHDAKQALNGYRLFEGNKSSANESWSFTPIAKGHAGDQIRPYACDDNLLWLQGYYAKYTEFRTRVHWTKIKSVVPIPTAIPAAAVTE is encoded by the coding sequence ATGACACGCTGGTTGATACGTGCAGCTTGGATCGCCGCCCTGGCCAGTCTCCCAATTATTGTGGCCTGGTTGGCTTATGGACGGATCACCAGCAGGCTGCGCACGAACAGTGCTTGGTGCTGGTTCAGCGATCCGCGAGCCTTGAGGGTCGACAACTGGCTAATCGTGGGCAGTGTGGACACCACAGGCTACACGCGAGTGGATGTCGTGTCTGTGCAAGCAGATCGAGTGGAAAATTCAACAAAATTGAGTACCGATACGGAGGTTGACGACCACAACACCCCTTCTTTGCTGCAATTGCAGGACGGCAGATTCTTAGCCGCCTATGCCCGCCACAGCCGCGACCATTTCTGGTGCTCGCGATTCGGTCTGCTCAACGAGACGACCGGAGAAATGGCTTGGTCCGAAGAGCAACACAATCCGGTTGAGGCGACGGTCACCTACAGCAATTTATTCCAACTTGAAAAGGAAGGCGGACGCATTTACAACTGCTTTCGCGGGCTGAACTTCAACCCCACTTTTTCGTTTTCGGACGACAACGGGGAAACCTGGAGCGAGCCGCGATTGCTAATGCGAACCGGAGATGGACGCACGCGCCCCTACTTAAAATACTGTTGTGATAACCAACAACGAATTGATTTTTTCTATACCGAGGCCCATCCACGCGACTTCAGTACAAGTATCTATCATCTTTACTATGAAGCTGGAAAGCTCCACCACTCTGATGGAACTTCGGTCGCGGACTTGGTCAGCAGTAACGCGATATCGCCGGAGGCTGGCACTCGAGTGTTTGATGGCAGTGAGCACCGCGCGTGGGTCTGGGATATCAAGCGGTATGCCCAAGGAATCTTAGCGGGCGTATTCGTGGTCAGCCACGATGGCCCAATAGGTCGTGACCTTCGCTACTATCATGCGCTATGGAATGGCGGACTGTGGAAAGTCCAGTTTTTGGCTTTTGCTGGGTCCCATCTCTACGAACCCGAAAACCATTATGCAGGTGGCATTGTGCTCGATGCTCGAGATCCGAACCGCGTCTTTCTCTCTTGCAACTGTCAGCCGCACGATGCGAAACAAGCCTTGAATGGCTATCGCTTGTTCGAGGGCAATAAATCCTCGGCGAATGAATCTTGGAGTTTTACGCCGATTGCCAAGGGGCATGCCGGCGACCAAATTCGTCCATACGCATGTGATGATAACCTGCTATGGCTGCAAGGTTACTATGCGAAGTACACCGAGTTCAGAACACGTGTACACTGGACTAAAATCAAGTCAGTGGTTCCCATCCCAACAGCGATCCCGGCAGCAGCGGTGACCGAGTGA
- a CDS encoding ArnT family glycosyltransferase, giving the protein MSIRIIGGIVMCLPACLLLIAAYRSSPTIDEPGHLASGMINWKFGEYAPYCVNPPLIRKAAALPAMLISQEMNWPAHGEIGLRPEFVLGELLLQSNVDRIQLLFFLSRLPCIAIVLWGMWNCFAWAIEIAGNRAGLVALALVGFSPIILGHGALLSPDAAAAMLFAVSMRALYHFVTTPNLGAVLLWGILSGLAVSAKSSLLVLLPATVGSLLFVVLLFSRTPLLVAKQLGPQLALGSIAACLTICWTYDFDRLFVPLEKFAFTSESLTTTDIVLSSDGQKQLRQENRFEHSAIGKLPVPLPYYLVFGIDQQKTAMEGDSLPQSYFAGKWQERGWPLYYLVGTLLKEPFTFPILLVASIAAMRVRTGRNPVWTHGQELNLRLALTFLIVPATVCFLLVSAQLGFNRHLRYMLPAYPFVLMLISVLASLHLTTHVLRLLIGLQLISVLWHAPHMLSYFNELAGGPSRGKQWLESSNVDWGQDLHYLREWIETHPEQPLDYVALQSLYDVGLYGIDEKAPPPPFLEGIPSANDPNGLRGPAPGRYAVSAIVTVGREHRYGSMSATYLNEREPEHRVGYSVEIHEISVEEAVALKALLLKRERDSAEAKE; this is encoded by the coding sequence ATGAGCATTCGCATTATCGGAGGCATTGTCATGTGTCTACCAGCATGCCTGCTGCTTATTGCCGCCTACCGCTCCAGCCCTACGATCGATGAACCGGGGCATCTGGCAAGTGGGATGATCAATTGGAAGTTTGGCGAGTACGCACCCTACTGCGTGAATCCACCTCTGATCCGCAAAGCAGCAGCACTGCCTGCGATGCTCATTTCTCAGGAAATGAATTGGCCAGCACACGGTGAAATCGGCTTAAGACCCGAATTCGTCTTGGGAGAGCTCTTGCTGCAATCCAATGTCGATCGAATCCAACTCTTGTTTTTCCTCAGTCGACTCCCATGCATTGCAATCGTCCTTTGGGGAATGTGGAATTGTTTCGCTTGGGCAATAGAAATTGCAGGCAATCGAGCTGGGTTGGTGGCGCTCGCCCTGGTGGGCTTCTCGCCGATAATACTCGGCCATGGCGCTCTACTCTCTCCTGATGCGGCCGCTGCCATGCTGTTCGCGGTTAGCATGCGGGCACTCTATCACTTCGTCACCACGCCTAACCTAGGTGCAGTGCTGCTCTGGGGAATCTTAAGCGGACTGGCCGTTTCGGCTAAATCGTCTCTATTGGTCCTACTACCTGCAACAGTCGGTTCGCTGCTCTTCGTTGTCCTACTCTTCTCTCGAACGCCACTCTTGGTCGCAAAGCAACTGGGACCGCAACTTGCATTGGGAAGCATTGCGGCCTGTTTGACCATTTGCTGGACTTACGATTTTGACCGACTGTTCGTCCCCTTGGAGAAATTCGCGTTTACTAGCGAGAGCCTAACGACTACCGATATAGTCCTCAGTTCCGATGGCCAGAAGCAATTGCGGCAGGAGAATCGGTTTGAGCACTCGGCAATTGGCAAACTACCTGTCCCCTTACCTTACTACCTTGTCTTCGGTATCGATCAACAAAAAACTGCAATGGAGGGAGATTCCCTCCCGCAATCTTACTTTGCAGGCAAATGGCAAGAGCGTGGTTGGCCACTCTATTATTTGGTCGGAACTCTGCTCAAAGAACCGTTTACTTTCCCCATCTTGCTAGTTGCTTCGATTGCCGCGATGCGGGTCCGTACGGGGCGAAATCCTGTATGGACACATGGACAAGAATTAAATCTGCGTCTTGCGTTAACATTCTTGATTGTCCCAGCGACGGTCTGCTTTCTACTGGTAAGCGCGCAGCTCGGATTCAACCGCCATTTGCGGTATATGCTGCCAGCCTATCCCTTTGTCCTCATGTTAATATCTGTGCTTGCTAGCTTACACCTCACCACACACGTGCTGCGTTTGCTAATTGGCTTGCAACTAATAAGCGTTCTGTGGCATGCTCCACATATGCTGTCCTATTTCAATGAGCTTGCAGGTGGTCCATCGCGCGGAAAGCAGTGGCTCGAGTCAAGCAACGTAGATTGGGGGCAAGACCTGCACTATCTCCGCGAGTGGATCGAGACGCATCCAGAGCAACCCCTGGACTACGTAGCGCTTCAGTCCCTTTACGACGTTGGGCTATACGGAATAGACGAGAAAGCTCCGCCTCCCCCTTTCCTTGAAGGTATCCCATCTGCGAACGACCCAAATGGACTTCGCGGCCCAGCACCTGGAAGATATGCGGTCAGCGCCATTGTGACAGTCGGCAGAGAGCATCGCTACGGCTCTATGAGTGCAACCTACTTAAACGAACGAGAGCCTGAGCATCGCGTAGGATACTCCGTTGAGATTCATGAAATTAGCGTAGAAGAAGCAGTCGCGTTGAAAGCTTTGCTGCTGAAGCGAGAACGAGATTCGGCGGAGGCCAAAGAATAA
- a CDS encoding class I SAM-dependent methyltransferase, giving the protein MKHVPGCGSVVTGNHFDKYASRNPMHRFLMHRFLGSANKLLQEIDFQNVLEVGCGAGELAEQLFRHHEFGTNTPPLKIQYIGIDIGSVEVQQARVRCPDFHFAVASAYQIPVDDASQELVIACEVLEHLEDVDAALREVQRIAAGRVLISVPREPLWRVLNMLRGKYWSVLGNTPGHLQNFSARDIQRMVSRYFEIEHVVRPLPWTMILARSRALVPPRKSIHSPAVEERT; this is encoded by the coding sequence GTGAAGCATGTCCCTGGCTGTGGAAGTGTGGTCACCGGCAACCACTTCGATAAATACGCTTCGCGGAATCCGATGCATCGGTTTCTGATGCACCGTTTTCTGGGCTCTGCCAATAAGCTACTGCAGGAAATTGACTTCCAAAACGTACTTGAGGTTGGCTGCGGTGCGGGCGAATTGGCGGAGCAGTTATTCCGTCACCATGAATTCGGTACCAACACGCCCCCACTAAAGATCCAATATATTGGCATCGATATAGGCTCGGTAGAGGTACAGCAAGCGCGAGTCCGGTGCCCAGATTTTCACTTTGCCGTAGCCTCCGCCTACCAGATTCCGGTAGACGACGCGAGCCAGGAACTGGTGATTGCCTGCGAAGTACTCGAGCACCTCGAGGACGTGGATGCGGCGCTGCGAGAGGTCCAACGAATTGCTGCGGGACGGGTGCTGATCAGCGTCCCTCGCGAGCCGCTGTGGCGAGTGTTGAATATGCTGCGAGGTAAGTACTGGAGCGTGCTGGGCAATACGCCGGGACATTTGCAAAACTTCAGCGCTAGGGACATTCAACGCATGGTGAGCCGGTATTTTGAGATCGAACATGTCGTTCGCCCCTTGCCGTGGACGATGATCTTGGCGAGGTCGAGAGCGTTGGTGCCACCACGAAAGTCGATCCACAGCCCTGCAGTTGAGGAGCGCACATGA
- a CDS encoding DUF1592 domain-containing protein — translation MTISSDLSLAKILAIVLLKRAIVVPLLCLDLHRIRCLTFVVLGGAICPVNPPAEAAEARVTRGVQVLYTFDQAAGVDHTKDVVRDLAGVASPIDLKIENPNSVRWSSGGLTIVKGTTLRSIGSTQRLADSLVNSGSLTLEAWITPANDRQKGPARIVSMSTDANQRNLTLGQDQNRYEVRLRSSTTSSNGIPSLVGLGGSALNKRTHVVYTLSKQGQAKLYVNGEQEASKRLGGNISNWNGNFPLLLANEANGNRPWLGELHLVAIYQRALSVQEIRQNFQADGGKLDPELLAMELESQRPAVDPRTRDFEVHIAPLLSKHCLDCHGTTTKEGGLDLSLRAAAMAGGESGNTIVPGKPEESLLWEQVAAGDMPPEGEPLADAEKQLLRKWLSEGAIWSGEMIDQALYAKAGSKVDVFVQRLTVDEYIETVRAAVGIDIEAEARRMLPRDLRADGFTNTAYNLNVDLKHVEAYAQLANLIVDRLDIPKFASRFTKKQTLNTDASARDFVESMGEWLLRGPLTKREEVLYSGIGTTVASAGGSFEEGVALMIEAMLQSPRFIYRIEDQRGEERIGEYEMASRLSYIIWGGPPDPNLMQAASSGQLGSRQQIQKQAERMLTDPRAVRRSELFVSNWLDVDRLANMQPDAERFPQWNAELAADMRAESLAFFREIVWTQKRPLSDLFNAKVTFATPRLAELYGLEPKGAGLQRYDVSDVPSRGGLLTQGSLLTIGGDGASMVTRGLFVLNDVLRGAVGEPPPGLDLTPVPSRPGLSQRTVAEMRIAADSCGGCHTKFEPLAFGLEQFDGIGARHESDEYGNALREDGEVLFPGNAKAVKYKSSAELMDLLATSERVRETVTWKVAQFAIGRPLVASDAQQIREIHQESQRNGGTYQSLMTAIVSSELVMRQRSQLSAID, via the coding sequence TTGACAATCTCGAGCGATCTAAGCTTAGCGAAAATTCTGGCCATTGTGTTGTTGAAAAGGGCGATTGTTGTGCCGCTACTGTGTCTGGACTTGCATCGCATCCGATGTTTGACGTTCGTCGTCCTGGGGGGAGCGATCTGCCCCGTCAACCCACCGGCCGAAGCGGCCGAAGCGCGAGTGACTCGCGGAGTGCAGGTGTTGTACACCTTTGATCAAGCGGCCGGTGTTGATCATACGAAGGATGTGGTACGGGATCTCGCAGGCGTGGCGAGCCCCATCGACCTCAAGATTGAGAACCCGAATTCCGTCCGATGGTCCAGTGGCGGTCTGACAATTGTGAAAGGAACGACGCTCCGTTCGATCGGCTCGACGCAGCGGCTCGCCGATTCACTCGTAAACTCAGGGAGCCTAACGCTGGAAGCTTGGATAACGCCAGCGAATGATCGGCAGAAGGGGCCCGCCCGGATCGTCAGCATGTCTACCGATGCGAATCAACGCAATCTTACCTTGGGGCAAGACCAGAATCGATACGAGGTTCGGTTGCGCTCAAGCACCACTAGCAGCAATGGAATTCCATCGCTTGTGGGACTTGGAGGCTCTGCACTCAACAAGCGAACTCACGTTGTGTACACGTTGAGTAAGCAGGGTCAGGCGAAACTCTATGTTAATGGTGAGCAGGAGGCATCGAAGCGGTTGGGCGGCAATATTTCGAACTGGAACGGCAATTTTCCACTGCTACTTGCCAACGAGGCCAACGGCAATCGCCCTTGGTTAGGCGAGCTGCATCTGGTGGCCATTTACCAACGAGCACTTTCCGTACAGGAAATTCGTCAAAACTTCCAAGCGGATGGCGGTAAGTTGGACCCTGAGTTGCTTGCCATGGAATTGGAAAGCCAGCGACCTGCGGTCGATCCGCGGACTCGGGATTTTGAAGTCCATATTGCTCCGCTCCTGTCCAAGCATTGCCTCGATTGCCATGGTACGACTACTAAAGAGGGTGGACTCGATCTCTCGCTGAGGGCGGCGGCGATGGCCGGTGGAGAAAGCGGCAACACGATCGTTCCGGGGAAACCCGAGGAAAGTCTACTGTGGGAACAGGTTGCTGCCGGTGATATGCCGCCAGAGGGCGAGCCCTTGGCCGATGCTGAGAAGCAACTGCTACGCAAGTGGCTCAGTGAGGGTGCCATCTGGTCAGGTGAAATGATTGATCAGGCACTCTACGCCAAAGCTGGCTCCAAGGTTGATGTTTTTGTTCAACGCTTGACGGTCGATGAGTACATCGAAACGGTTCGAGCCGCAGTAGGTATCGATATTGAGGCGGAAGCGCGTCGCATGCTCCCACGCGATCTACGAGCGGATGGCTTCACGAACACGGCGTACAACCTCAATGTAGATTTGAAGCATGTTGAGGCCTACGCCCAGCTTGCCAATCTGATTGTCGACCGCCTCGATATTCCAAAGTTTGCAAGTCGATTTACCAAGAAGCAAACTCTGAATACGGACGCCAGCGCTCGCGATTTCGTCGAATCAATGGGCGAGTGGCTGTTGCGCGGACCGCTGACCAAACGCGAAGAGGTGTTGTACAGCGGTATTGGCACCACGGTCGCAAGTGCGGGTGGATCCTTTGAAGAGGGCGTCGCCCTGATGATTGAGGCGATGCTGCAGTCGCCGCGTTTCATCTACCGCATCGAGGATCAGCGTGGAGAGGAACGCATCGGCGAATATGAAATGGCTTCGAGACTGAGTTACATTATCTGGGGTGGGCCGCCTGATCCGAATTTAATGCAGGCCGCTAGCTCGGGGCAGTTGGGCAGTCGTCAGCAAATTCAAAAGCAGGCCGAACGCATGTTGACGGATCCTCGCGCTGTGCGACGTTCAGAGCTCTTTGTGTCAAATTGGTTGGATGTAGATCGACTGGCGAATATGCAGCCCGATGCGGAGCGTTTTCCGCAGTGGAACGCTGAGCTGGCGGCTGACATGCGGGCCGAATCCCTAGCCTTTTTTCGGGAGATTGTCTGGACACAGAAACGTCCCCTCTCGGATCTTTTCAATGCGAAGGTCACCTTTGCCACACCTCGCCTAGCAGAGCTCTACGGATTGGAGCCGAAGGGGGCTGGCTTGCAGCGTTACGATGTTTCTGATGTCCCATCGCGAGGAGGATTGTTGACGCAAGGAAGTCTTCTGACGATTGGCGGGGATGGCGCATCCATGGTGACTCGCGGCTTGTTCGTACTGAACGATGTGTTGCGCGGCGCGGTGGGGGAGCCTCCGCCTGGACTCGATTTGACGCCGGTTCCTTCGCGTCCCGGATTGTCGCAACGGACCGTCGCTGAAATGCGCATTGCTGCCGATTCCTGTGGCGGCTGCCATACCAAGTTTGAACCACTCGCATTCGGTTTGGAGCAGTTCGATGGGATCGGCGCACGCCACGAGAGTGACGAGTACGGCAATGCGCTGCGCGAGGATGGAGAAGTTCTGTTTCCTGGGAACGCCAAGGCCGTCAAGTACAAGTCTTCCGCCGAATTGATGGATTTGCTGGCAACGAGTGAACGCGTTCGGGAGACAGTCACCTGGAAGGTTGCCCAGTTTGCGATTGGGCGCCCCTTGGTGGCCAGCGATGCTCAGCAAATTCGAGAGATTCATCAAGAGAGCCAACGCAACGGAGGCACCTACCAAAGCCTGATGACCGCTATTGTTTCCAGCGAACTTGTCATGCGGCAACGGTCGCAATTATCGGCCATCGACTAG
- a CDS encoding DUF1573 domain-containing protein, which translates to MRIRLMWIFACCVFGAVAGYVLQSRHSKSDLNIQLISQSKERVREGETVTAAFELSNASDGHFEIYSISGSCGCMKITDSQGKPFTLPFTLAKSEVRSLLLEVATINATGQRSYSIYVSGANNSGDELMEHEQTSVFIEGMWRAEPSEIWFRQAYPGEAVEGKIELFDGITPSGIEIDSVKVSNTDRVTARIERSADTMELGKGLTKRAVIHVKYLVPNSSEQTDDYIEVIPVNPEYEPLKIPLLHSYAKAIVSISPTKVFVRKGDRSSTRTVACSVAQGEQLEIIDAPEELKWTMVRESEYSYIQFDVASITQSQTIKIGDPSKPLELATLEIVAEQP; encoded by the coding sequence ATGCGAATAAGACTGATGTGGATTTTTGCTTGCTGCGTATTCGGAGCGGTTGCGGGATACGTGCTTCAGTCACGACATAGCAAGTCAGATCTAAATATCCAACTCATTTCCCAGTCGAAAGAACGGGTTCGAGAGGGCGAAACAGTAACGGCAGCGTTCGAGTTGAGCAATGCCTCAGATGGACATTTTGAAATCTACAGCATCAGTGGATCATGCGGATGCATGAAGATCACGGACTCACAAGGCAAGCCGTTCACGCTCCCCTTTACGTTAGCAAAGAGCGAAGTTAGATCTCTTTTGCTGGAGGTTGCAACGATAAACGCTACTGGGCAACGGAGTTATTCAATATACGTTTCAGGAGCGAACAACTCCGGTGATGAATTGATGGAACATGAGCAGACGTCCGTTTTCATCGAAGGTATGTGGCGAGCTGAACCGTCGGAAATTTGGTTTCGCCAAGCTTATCCTGGCGAGGCTGTGGAGGGAAAGATCGAACTATTCGATGGCATTACCCCGAGTGGAATCGAAATTGATTCTGTCAAGGTTTCCAATACGGATCGAGTTACCGCGAGAATTGAACGCAGCGCCGACACGATGGAGCTCGGTAAGGGATTGACCAAACGGGCAGTTATCCATGTCAAGTATTTGGTTCCTAATTCCAGCGAACAAACCGATGACTACATCGAAGTCATCCCCGTAAATCCCGAGTATGAACCTCTAAAAATCCCTCTCCTGCATTCGTACGCAAAGGCTATTGTCAGCATTTCGCCGACCAAGGTATTCGTTAGAAAAGGCGATCGCTCATCCACCCGGACGGTGGCCTGCTCTGTCGCACAGGGGGAGCAACTGGAGATCATCGACGCCCCCGAGGAACTGAAATGGACAATGGTGCGAGAGAGTGAATACTCATACATTCAGTTTGATGTCGCTTCCATAACTCAATCACAGACAATCAAGATCGGTGATCCTTCCAAGCCATTGGAATTGGCGACTCTTGAGATCGTTGCAGAGCAGCCATGA